In Amia ocellicauda isolate fAmiCal2 chromosome 3, fAmiCal2.hap1, whole genome shotgun sequence, the DNA window AGGCCGCCCTCTTCTCAGCCGAGTGATACCGGGCGTCCCAGACGAACCCCTAATAATTCCCGGCCATTCTCGGGTAAAGTGGGTGCCCCTATCCGGTGCATTGCAATTAGCCCTGGGTACACCCGATACTTTGCGCCATATCTCCGGCGTCTGGGCACGCACGGCGCCCCGGAGCCTCTCCCCGGACCGGGCGGCGCCTGGGCTGTGCGCTGGCGGGGTCGGGGCGGCCGGGGTGACCGGGAGCCGCGGGAAACGGCGTCTGAACGCCCCGCAAAAAACACAACTTTCCACACGCCGTGGCAGCGGCTGTTGTTGTTCTCAATCAGGTCCGCCTCTCGCTCATATAGCCGCCTCTCCAGCCGGCGCGCTGAGTCTCTGCACAAACACAGTCACTCCCTCCGGCAGCGCAGACCCGCAGCCCGACCCGCACTCACTCACAGCCCGCACTCACGCACCATGGCCAGCGAGGCGCAGGAGACTGCCCCGGTGTCGGTGTCCGAGGAGGCTCCGGCCGCCCCCGACAAGAAAGCCACCGCTGCCAGCAAGAAAGCCAAGCCGGCCAGCAGCGGGGCTGGGGCGGCGGCGGGGACTCCggccaagaagaagaagaacaagaagaagaagaaccaGCCGGGGAAGTACAGCCAGCTGGTGGTGGAGACCATCCGCAAACTGGCCGAGAGGAACGGCTCGTCGCTGGCCAAGATCTACAACGTGGCCAAGAAGGTGAGCTGGTTCGACCAGCAGAACGGGCGCTGCTACCTGCGCTACTCCATCCGGGCGCTGGTGCAGAACGACTCGCTGATCCAGGTCAAGGGCACCGGCGCCAACGGCTCCTTCAAGCTCAACAAGAAGAAGTTCGAGAAGCCGGAGAAGAAGAGCAGCGCGGCGGCGGCGTCCTCCTCCCGGGCGGGCAAGGGCAGCGGGGCGGCGCCGGCGGCCAAGAAAGCCAAGAAGCCCCTGCCGAAGAAAGGCAAGCCGAAGGCGGTCAGCAGCCCCAAGAAAAAGCCCACCAAGCCGGCGGCCAAGAAGGCGGCAGCAGCCAAGCCCAAGCGGGTGGCCAAGAAGCCCATCGCCTCCCCGGCCAGCAAGAAGGTGAAGAAGCCCAAGAAGGCGAGCAAGCCCAGCGTGCCCAAAGTGCCCAAGAGCAAGCGTGCGTGAGGCGGCGGGCAGAGAGACTGGCAGAGCCgagatgctttttatttttgtaaacctCGTTCGGTGTTGATGgacattgatgatgatgatgatgatgatgtgttGTCTGGCGCGCTGTGCCTCCCTGTTGTCTGATTGCATTGAATGCTCTGTTCGCTGTTTAAGGTAAATCTGCTGGATTTCTGCACTTCGCGCTCGCTTGCTGTGAACGGACCGGGTCAGGAGCGCCGCTGGGGTTGCTGTCACTGCCGGGGTGGGAGGGTTAGACCCGAGTGCAGATGTGGTCCTGACAGGTGGGGGGGCTGTCCTGGTGTGAAGTTTGTTTGCAGCGGCTGTGCGCCCCTCCCCGCGCGGCGGTCCTCTGCGTAGCCTAGCAACCACAGCCCGGGGTTTGCGCAATGTCCGTGCCGTGGGGCATTCTGGGAAACTGAGTCGTCCCCCCCGTCCTGCCTGGGGGTAAGAGCGGCGCCGCTCAATGAGTGTTGATTTGGCCAAACCTTGTATTTTTGTATAAGTTGTCCATTTCTACTAATGAGCGCAGAGCAGGGGGTCCCAAAGTGCGGGCCGGGGGCCAGAGGCGGCCCCCAAAGCAAGCCTTCAACCCCCCCTTTTCtgaacatgtaatttggggaaaacaatacaacaattaaaatgaaataatgttCGCCAACATAAATgtttaggaaataaaaaggtatgatttgggataTATTTAGTTCTCATCGGTGTTTAATTgtctactgcggccccccatcaccagacattggggacCCCTGGCATAGAGGGACCAGACATTTGATAAAAACACGAAGCTAGGAGAGGTGGTGAagaaattgtaatgttaaaaaGAAAGTTCTAAATGGAGGAGAAAGTTTCTTGTTTAAGTACCGTTTTGCACCAGGCACACCTCCTGCTCCCGCAGCTGCTCAGCTGTTTTGCTTTGATCATTGAGTCTCCATTGTCACTTTCTGTTGTAATGACAGTTGCTTAATAAACGCTATTAAAATGAGACGGTGTGTTTGCCTTCATTGTTGCGTGATGCGACTCTCTATCGGCAGAGATTGTCAGTGATGAATGAGCGAGAAGTGAATTTAAAGAGCTGAACCTGGAATAACTTCATCTGATCGAGAGGCGCTGTTGAGCTCCGGCATGACGTCACACAGCGGCCCGGGCTGTCGCTGTGGCAACACGTTCCACAAGCGGATACAGCGCCTCTGCTCTGATTGGCTGACGAGGCTCCCAGTTGCAAGAGCGGGCTGCTGATAGGCTGCGATCGAACGGCTGTAGCCAATCGGACAGTCggaaatttaaaaacaatgcgGTGCGGTCACATTAAAAAAGCGCCAGGTTTCTGTACTTCCTGTGATTCAAATTTGAAGGGAACCGTTGTGATGTTATCAGTGCACACACAGGTATAGAGCTATATTAATCTAATAGGGTAACAAAAACCTGTCCAAACCCGGATACTCTGTTCTCCAGTACTGCAGGGGTTCCTagctctggtcctggaggaccccctggtctgctggtttttgttccaacagagctctaaattatttaattgaacacatGTGACTAATCATTTTCCTTACATTTGACTTATGTAACTTGTAAGATCTTTTTctacaatgttgtttttaaaccactaattgtttaggggttttttggtttaattttgttatattcttttgtcaaatacattgaccgttttggatttaattttaaatgcattggaccttttttgtttgttttttatttttacctttttaattgtttctttattttgtccaatgcatttttagttattttcaatgtatttgacttttatgttggtgagcagttttgctttaatcacatttgttttgttgttttgggcacgtttatttgaagttaattgttttgttttttgttaaaatcacaaagattttaaattttttaagtgattttaagaattgattttaaaagattttaatcataagtattaaaaaattgaattgtttttatgtaaatgtaaaatactaaatacaataaaatagtatttttctaCAATGGATTAATTTCTCCATGGTACCCTGTGTCCACCTGTTGGACCCGAAGCATTTGCAGAGCGCAGGGGTCCATAGTAAAGCATGGTCTCTTCACGCATTGAGCTCATGGTAGAGAGGTGTcccactgtgattggctgagaGGAACACTATGAACTTGTAAACTGAACAAAGGGGCACAGAAGAACAACAACggaaggaggaggaagagagagagacagagagagacagacacacacacacacacacacggctgcCTGCTGCTCACCACAACTGCTCTCTGTGAGGAGAAGTGAGAGAAATCAGGTCTTATCTGTTTCTTTCCTGtaacttaattattttagaaatataATCAAATATTAGTTTGACAATTGTCACAAATcaatgattattgcacacctGTGACTTCCCTCTGAAAATAATCCTACTGAGGTATAAATTGGCCTGTGAGTTTTCAGATCATTTGTTTAAGGATtggctaaaaaaaaaagcttaataaAAATCCTCTTACAAACTGATATAACGCAGGTAATAAGATAATTACCTTaataagttccttatacaatttcatATTAAAAGCCTTACTGTTTAACATAATAAAaaggatattattattaaataaagtgttcaattaagtaattgagagctcagctggaacaaaaaccagcagggtgagggctccaggaccagggctgagaaccactcctggactggactggactggactgggtcgtgtctctgtgtctccccACTCGCTCATCTCTGACAGGACATTAGGGACAACCCAGGAAACAAATGAACCACATAAATGGTTTAATTCAGCTCAGAAGAAAAGGACAGAATTCTCTGTTTTGTATTTCCCCCACAATGTGTTTTACATCATTCAGATAAAGGACAAAGTAAAACACTGAAGTAAATTAATCtctaaaaagcaaaaacaataaatagaTAATATATCAAAGCGGTAAATGACTTAATTCAATAATTGGAGCTTAATTAGTCACAAGGAGGTTGATAAAGATTGTTCAGTGAGTGGTGGTTTAGAGAGATTGGAGACACTGGAGCCTCACCTCTTCTCCCACACTCCAAGTCACGACTGTGGTTCGCCTCACCTGTCACCCCTCCCAACAACACGCTAGACAgactttataaatattattattatccgatttcttagcagacacccttatccaggataacttacaattgttacaacatatcacattatttttccatttatacccatttatacagctgggcatttactggaacattctgggtaaagtaccttgctcaagggtacagcagcactGAGGGAATTGACTTTTTCCAAACTGTAGAATATGCCCAGGGTGGATTTTACCCAGTTTCAGACTCGTTTATGCCTTACACCACACTTCATGTTTAAAAAGGCCttgaaagacaacaaaacagcaataataataataataataataataataataataatgataatgataatgataataataataatgaagaacaTGGTCTCACCCAAGGAAAGCCCATTTGTGTACAATCACCCTGAACAAAGCACTGCCTCATGAGGCTGCTGTCTGCACCACTTTCACTTGAAACAGCGCGTCTCTCTGCGGAGCGTCACAAACACTGTTCATGGAAGAAGCAAACTTCATTTAGCAACAATGTAATTTCAGAGTCTGTTGCAAACTGCAGATTCCAGCTGACTGAACTGCAATGAGACAGAGGGAGTGTAAAAGCCCGTTAAAATCAGCCCCTAATGTAGTGTCTCTCTTAATTTAGTGGttgagtaataattataatagcaataattaatacattaattcacaCTAGTATGCAACCACACAGCAGATGCTAGATCTCAGACTTGTCTATTAACACGTGTAAAGTGTGAAAAgccgcagtgtgtgtgtctcagtttgtACATCTTCACCATGTGTGTGTTAGCATGTCTGTTGTGTGGAAGTCTGCacctgtgtgtgtccgtgtacAGGTGGGAGTTGGTTTCTCAGTATTAAGGTGCACTGTGTGGCTGTATCGATATACATCGGCACAGGTGCGCTTCAATCCACGTGTCCGTCAGTATGTATGTCGGTACACTTGTGTTTGCGTGTATATCTAATATATATGCCCCTGGACGTATATGAATCGGTGAGTAACTGTTTACATCAGTAGTATGTGTgagtgggtgcatcagtgtaGGCGTGAGTCTGTACAGATCTATAGATCTGttgggcagcagcacggcctggaTGTCGGGCAGCACGCCGCCCTGCGCGATGGTCCCTCCGCCCAGCAGCTTGTTCAGCTCCTCGTCGTTGCGGACGGCGAGCTGCAGGTACCGGGGGATGATGCGGGTCTTGTTGTTGTCCCGGGTGGCCAGGTACACAGGGGCCCCGGCACCCACCCGCTCAGCGTAGTTGCCCTTGCGGAGCAGCCGGTGCACCCGGCCCACGGGGAACTGCAGGCCGGCCAGGGACAAGCGCGCCTTGGCCTTAGCCCTGGCCTTCCCCCCGGACAGGGCGCTCCGCAGAGTCGGtgagttgtatttatttatagcttGACTAGTCTGTcatccccccgccccccccagaagtacagaaaaagctcCAATATCCTGCTCTGTCGTCTtcgattttatttttccaggttAAACAGTCAAATAAGTTTGAAACAACGCATGAAACTGTATAAATATAGTTTCCGACGCACACGCCGGTGTTAGAGTGCAGTGTCCGCCGGCTCTACAGCACAGCCCATCAGCTGACCGGACCCCGTGTTTGGGGGTCTGTCCTGGCCCGGGCCCCGCAGCCGCAGTGGCCCTGCGGTTATACCAGCCCGTGCGCAGGCAGGGACAGCTGATCAATTGCGTCATTGTCTGTTTGCGCAAACAGCAGCCCCCCCGTCCCAGGCGAGGATTGGCTGGGAGGCGCTCTGCGTGTCCAGCGATTGGCCGTCATATATGGGGGTGGGGTGAATGGGTCCCTAATTTGCAGACACTGCACAAGCAGAGACACACAATTTGGAAGACAGGTCCGCTAGCGTCTCTGACCTGTGACCTACCATGAGACAATGTGACACAGACCCAACACGGTATCCTACAGTTGAATAAATATAGTGAGGTGCATCCCAGTTCACCGGAGCTCAGCTGCAGCTCCCAGAAGGCCGAGCCAGGCTTGCTGTTCAGatgtacagacacagacagacacttgaACCTGTCAATCAACTTTATTGGCTTCTGGAACAGTGCCCCTCCCCCTcttttcctccctccctccctctttgtcACCCAGTCCTGGGTTTCTTATTTGGGTCGGTCCTGGTGACCCATTTTAATATCCCACTCCTGGCCCCACCCCGGCCTAACACTTCCACCCCCCCCTGCTCCTCTGGGGTCTCCGACGCCTTCCTCTTCTGCAGGGGGGCGGCGCTCAACCAGTTCCTCATCATCTTACTGCTGGCTGAAGGAGGGGGGGTCTGGAAGcaattcaaacaaaataaatagtgccgtgtgtgtgtagtgctgtacctgtgtgtgtgtagtgctgtgctgtacctgtatgtgtgtgtgtgtagtgctgtgctgtacctgtatgtgtgtgtgtgtagtgctgtgctgtacctgtgtgtgtgtgtgtgtagtgctgtgctgtacctgtgtgtgtgagtgtgtagtgctgtacctgtgtgtagtgctgtgctgtacctgtgtgtgtggtgctgtacCTGTGCGtatagtgctgtacctgtgtgtgtgtagtgctgtgctgtacatgtgtgtagtgctgtacctgtgtgtgtagtactgtgcctgtgtgtgtgtgtagtgctgtgctgtacctgtgtgtgtgtgtgtagtgctgtgctgtacctgtgtgtgtgtgtgtagtgctgtacctgtgtgtagtgctgtgctgtacctgtgtgtgtgtgtgtagtgctgtgctgtacctgtgtgtgtagtactgtacctgtgtgtgtgtgtgtagtgctgtgctgtacctgtgtgtgtgtgtgtgtagttctgtgctgtacctgtgtgtgtgtagtgctgtgctgtacctgtgtgtgtgtgtgtagtgctgtgctgtacctgtgtgtgtgtgtgtgtagttctgtgctgtacctgtgtgtgtgtagtgctgtgctgtacctgtgtgtgtgtgtagtgctgtacctgtgtgtgtgtgtagtgctgtgttgtacctgtgtgtgtgtagtgctgtgctgtacatgtgtgtgtgtagtgctgtacctgtgtgtgtgagtgtgtagtgctgtacctgtgtgtgtgtagtgctgtacctgtgtgtgtagtactgtcctgtgtgtgtgtgtgtgtgtgtagtgctgtgctgtacctgtgtgtgtagtgctgtacctgtgtgtgtgtgtagtgctgtacctgtgtgtgtgtgtgtagtgctgtactgtatctgtgtgtgtgtgtgcagtgctgtacctgtgtgtgtgtgtgtgtagagctgtgctgtacctgtgtgtgtgtagtgctgtgctgtacctgtgtgtgtgtagtgctgtgctgtacctgtgtgtgtgtgtgtgtgtgtagtgctgtactgtacctgtgtgtgtgtgtgtagtgctgtacctgtgtgtgtgtgtgtgcagtgctgtacctgtgtgtgtgtgagtgtgtgtagtgctgtgctgtacctgtgtgtgtgtgtgtgtagtgctgtacctgtgtgtgagtgtgtgtagtgctgtgctgtacctgtgtgtgtgtgtgtagtgctgtatctgtgtgtgtgtgtagtgctgtgctgtacctgtgtgtgtgtgtgtgtagtgctgtgatgtacctgtgtgtgtgtgtgtgtgtgtgtagtgctgtgctgtacctgtgtgtgtgtagtgctgtgctgtacctgtgtgtgtgtgtgtgtgcagtgctgtgctgtacctgtgtgtgtgtagtgctgtgctgtacctgtgtgtgtgagtgtgtagtgctgtgctgtacctgtgtgtgtagtactgtacctgtgtgtgtgtgtagtgctgtatctgtgtgtgtgtagtgctgtgctgtacctgtgtgtgtgtgtgtagtgctgtactgtacctgtgtgtgtgtgcagtgctgtacctgtgtgtgtgtgtgtgcagtgctgtgctgtacctgtgtgtgtgtagtgctgtgctgtacctgtgtgtgtgagtgtgtagtgctgtgctgtacctgtgtgtgtagtactgtacctgtgtgtgtgtgtagtgctgtatctgtgtgtgtgtagtgctgtgctgtacctgtgtgtgtgtgtgtagtgctgtatctgtgtgtgtgtgtagtgctgtgctgtacctgtgtgtgtgtgtgtagtgctgtactgtatctgtgtgtgtgtgtgtagtgctgtatctgtgtgtgtgtgtagtgctgtgctgtacctgtgtgtgtgtgtagtgctgtgctgtacctgtgtgtgtgtgtgtgtagtgctgtactgtatctgtgtgtgtgtgtgtgctctacctgtgtgtgtgtgtgtgtgtgtagtgctgtgctgtacctgtgtgtgtgtagtgctgtactgtacctgtgtgtgtgtgtgtagtgctgtgctgtatctgtgtgtgtgtgtgtagtgctgtgctgtacctgtgtgtgtgtagtgctgtacctgtgtgtgtgtgtgtgtagtgctgtactgaacctgtgtgtgtgtgcagtgctgtactgtacttgtgtgtgtgtgtagtgctgtacctgtgtgtgtgtgtgtgtgtagtgctgtacctgtgtgtgtgtgtgtgtagtgctgtacctgtgtttgtgtgtgtgtgtgtgtagtgctgtgctgtacctgtgtgtgtagtgctgtacctgtgtgtgtgagtgtgtagtgctgtacctgtgtgtgtgagtgtgtaatgctgtacctgtgtgtgtagtgctgtacctgtgtgtgtgtgtgtgtgtagtgctgtaactgtgtgtgtgagtgtgtagtgctgtacctgtgtgtgtgtgtgtagtgctgtgctgtacatgtttgtgtgtgtgtagtgctgtacctgtgtatgTAGTgcagtacctgtgtgtgtgtgtgtagtgctgtacctgtgtgtgtgtgtgtgtagtgctgtgctgtacatgtttgtgtgtgtgtagtgctgtacctgtgtatgTAGTGCAgtacctgtgtgtgagtgtgtagtg includes these proteins:
- the h1-10 gene encoding histone H1.10 yields the protein MASEAQETAPVSVSEEAPAAPDKKATAASKKAKPASSGAGAAAGTPAKKKKNKKKKNQPGKYSQLVVETIRKLAERNGSSLAKIYNVAKKVSWFDQQNGRCYLRYSIRALVQNDSLIQVKGTGANGSFKLNKKKFEKPEKKSSAAAASSSRAGKGSGAAPAAKKAKKPLPKKGKPKAVSSPKKKPTKPAAKKAAAAKPKRVAKKPIASPASKKVKKPKKASKPSVPKVPKSKRA
- the LOC136746775 gene encoding histone H2A-like, whose protein sequence is MTQLISCPCLRTGWYNRRATAAAGPGPGQTPKHGVRALSGGKARAKAKARLSLAGLQFPVGRVHRLLRKGNYAERVGAGAPVYLATRDNNKTRIIPRYLQLAVRNDEELNKLLGGGTIAQGGVLPDIQAVLLPNRSIDLSRDALFQVKVVQTAAS